TATTTAATCCGGCGCTGCTGGAAATAGACCATCAATCCGGAGTCGATATTCGCCAGTTTAACAAAGCGAATCACATACCTCCCGGCGTCTACAGTGTTGATATTTTTATCAATGGCAAAATGTTCGAGCGTCAGGATGTGACTTTTGTTCAGGATAACCCTGATGCCGATCTGCACGCTTGCTTTGTCGCGGTTAAAAAAACGCTGACTTCCTTTGGCGTAAAAGTTGACGCGCTGAAAGCGCTCAATAAGGTGGATGACAAGGCCTGTATTGACCCTGCACCACTCATTGAAGGCTCAACCTGGCAACTGGACAGCGATAAGCTGCAACTGAATATCACCATTCCCCAGATCTATATGGATGCGATGGCTTACGATTACATAAGCCCCACGCGTTGGGATGAGGGAATTAACGCACTGACTATCAACTACGATTTTTCCGGTTCACATACCCTGCGCTCGGATTACAGCTCTCAGGAGACCGATACCAGTTATCTCAACTTGCGTAACGGACTCAATATTGGGCCGTGGCGACTACGCAATTACAGCACCTTAAACACCACCGATGGTCGTGCGGAATACAACTCTATCAGTACCTGGATACAACGTGATATTGCTGCGTTAAGAAGCCAGATTATGATCGGCGATACGTGGACGGCGAGCGATATTTTTGACAGCACGCAAATCCGTGGTGCACGACTATATACTGATAAAGATATGTTACCCTCCAGCCAGAATGGCTTCGCGCCAGTGGTTCGTGGGATTGCAAAATCCAACGCCACCGTCATCATTCGGCAGAACGGCTACGTAATTTATCAGTCAGCCGTGCCACAAGGCGCCTTTGAAATCACCGACCTCAATACTGCCAGCTCAGGCGGCGACCTGGATGTAACTATCAAGGAAGAAGATGGTAGTGAACAACGATTCACCCAGCCTTATGCGTCGCTGGCAATCCTCAAACGTGAAGGTCAGACCGATGTAGATGTTAGCGTGGGGGAACTGCGCGATGAGGATGGTTTTACTCCTGACGTGCTTCAGGCACAGATCCTTCATGGCTTGCCCCACGGTTTTACCTTGTATGGCGGCGTACAGGCTGCTGAAAAGTATGGTTCTGTTGCTTTGGGGGTAGGTAAAGATCTCGGTTCTCTGGGAGCCATCTCCTTAGATGTAACACATGCCAGAGCGAAATTTGCTGATGATACGGAAACGGGTCAATCATATCGTTTTCTGTATTCAAAACGTTTTGACGATACAGACACCAGCTTACGCCTGGTTGGCTATCGTTATTCCACCGAAGGCTATTATACCCTCAATGAATGGGCCTCCCGGCAAAATAGTCCGGAAGATTTCTGGCAAACCGGAAACCGCCGCAGTCGTGTGGAAGGAACGTTAACGCAATCGCTGGGCAGAGATTATGGCAATTTATACCTGACATTAAGCCGCCAGCAGTATTGGCATACAGATGATGTCGAACGATTAATCCAATTTGGTTACAGCAGTAGCTGGAAGCGCCTCTCGTGGAACGTCTCATGGAGTTATTCCAATACGGCCCGGCAAGGGACGAGTAATAGTCAGGCCAGTGATAACACCAGCGAACAAATCTACATGCTCTCTTTATCAGTTCCTTTATCGGGCTGGTGGGGAAATAGTTATGCCACCTATTCGGTATCGCAAAATGATGATTCTGGTAGCTCGCATCAACTTGGCCTAAGCGGTACGGCGCTGGAGAAAAATAATCTCTCCTGGAATCTCATGCAGTCCTATAACAGCAGCGATGATCAAGTAGGCGGTAATATGTCGCTGACCTATGACGGTACCTACGGCACGTTAAACGGCAGTTATAACTACAGCCAAAATTCTCAGCGACTCAATTATGGTATCCGGGGGGGCATTCTGGCGCACAGTGAAGGGGTAACGTTCAGCCAGGAACTGGGTGAAACCATCGCTCTTATTAAAGCACCGGGAGCCGCAGGTCTGGAAATTGATAATATGCGCGGGGCGGCAACAGACTGGCGTGGTTACACGGTTAAGACACAGCTAAATCCTTATGATGAAAACCGGGTAGCGATCAGCGACAACTATTTCTCTAAGTCGAATGTTGAACTCGATAATACCGTCGTTACGATGGTTCCTACCCGCGGCGCGGTGGTTAAAGCGGAGTTTGTGACGCATGTGGGTTACCGCGTTCTCTTCAGAGTGGTAAATGCAAATGGTAAACCGGCACCTTTTGGCGCCATTGCCTCAGTTCAAAACGCAAGTACCGCCGATTCAGGAATAGTCGGTGATTCTGGTGAGCTTTATCTCTCGGGTCTGTCAGATAAAGGGCAGGTCACTTTATCCTGGGGAGGAGACGCCGTCACGAAATGTACCTTTGGCTACTCACTTTCAGTACCAGAAAATGAGAATGGTTTAATTGAACAGAGTGTCACCTGTAAATAAAGGTTTTTTATGAAAAATAATATTCTGGTGTGGTGTTTTTCTATTGTTGCCATTTTTTACACGAGTACGACGCTTGCGGCTCCTAAAGGTATCTGTACTCCTGATAATGGCGTTTTTCATAGTACACTGGATTTTACAGGGACCGTTATCAGCGCAGGTCAGAATAAAGCGGGGACCATATTTAATAAAATAGTCACTAATGGTCAGTCTTATCCGGGACGCTGTTACTGTGATACAGGAACGGTCGGTGAGTTTCCCTACATTTACTATACAGCAAGAATGAATGAAGCCTTAAGTTATGCTGGGGCTCATTCTAATTTAAATTACTATAATCTTAACCCTCATCTTGATACCGGCATAGCAATCGATCTTTTGGGTGTGGGGTTTGTTAATGCACCATTCGAGTATCATGCTAATAATCCCGGTGGGAACACAAAGTATAATTGCGGTCGAAAGGAGGCATTAAACATTTCCAGTGGCGCTAAGGCTCAGATTTATTTTTATATCAAAAAGCCATTTGCAGGAAAGTTAATGATTCCCGAAATACTTATCGCAAAGTTGTATGGAACGATCAGTCGTGATACACCGGTTGATTATTCTAAACCGATGGCTGAGGTTTATATTCGTGGAGACATTACTGCACCACAAAGTTGTGAAATCAATAGTTTACAGCCTATTAATTTTGATTTTAGTACTATTCCAGCCTCAGATTTTTCATCTGTTGTCGGGAGTGCTGTGTCAGCGAGTAAGATCACCAGAACTGTCACCATTGAGTGTGTAAATTTGGGAATACTGAATAAGGATGAGATCACGACCTCTTTTTACGCTACTGAATCCAGTAGCGACAATTCAATGGTTGTAACATCAAACCCGAATGTAGGGATAAAAATCTACGATAAAAATAACAGGGAAATCAACGTGAACGGTGGCGAATTGTCAACTGATATGGGAGCAACAAGCGTTTATGGTGATAAAGCTGGCAGCGTGACTTTTTCTGCTGCTCCTGCGAGCCTCACTGGTGCACGACCCGCGCCTGGAACATTTACTGCTACGGCAACAATCACACTCGAAATTGTTCGCTAATCAAACTGACAACGGTGCTCCTCGCACCGTTGTCATCAGACACCTCTTTCTAACCTATTTGCACATGACATGACAAAAAGATGACATGAGTTTTCTTTTTGTCTGGTTATAAAAATCAATAAATTACGCATAAATCTCGTTGTGTCATAAAACTGTCATATTCCATACATATAACTGTCACCTGTTTGTCCTATTTTGCTTCTCGTAGCCAACAAACAATGCTTTATGAATCCTCCCAGGAGACATTATGAAAGTTATGCGTACCACCGTCGCAACTGTTGTCGCCGCGACCTTATCGATGAGCGCTTTCTCTGTGTTTGCAGAAGCAAGCCTGACAGGTGCAGGTGCAACCTTCCCTGCGCCGGTGTATGCCAAATGGGCTGACACTTACCAGAAAGAAACCGGTAATAAAGTTAACTACCAAGGTATCGGTTCTTCCGGCGGCGTAAAACAGATTATCGCCAACACCGTTGATTTCGGTGCTTCTGACGCGCCGCTGTCTGACGAAAAACTGGCTCAGGAAGGTCTGTTCCAGTTCCCGACCGTAATTGGCGGCGTGGTGCTGGCGGTTAACATTCCGGGGCTAAAATCTGGCGAACTGGTGCTGGATGGTAAAACCCTCGGCGACATCTACCTGGGCAAAATCAAAAAGTGGGATGATGAAGCCATCGCCAAACTGAATCCGGGTCTGAAACTGCCTTCACAGAACATTGCTGTAGTGCGCCGTGCAGATGGCTCCGGGACATCCTTCGTCTTCACCAGCTACCTGGCGAAAGTGAACGAAGAATGGAAAAACAACGTTGGTACTGGCTCTACCGTAAAATGGCCAATCGGTCTGGGCGGTAAAGGTAACGACGGTATCGCCGCGTTCGTTCAGCGTCTGCCGGGTGCAATTGGTTACGTTGAATATGCTTACGCTAAGCAGAACAACCTGGCGTACACCAAACTGATCTCCGCTGATGGTAAACCGGTTAGTCCGACCGAAGAAAACTTCGCTAATGCAGCAAAAGGCGCAGACTGGAGCAAAACATTCGCTCAGGATCTGACCAACCAGAAAGGCGAAGATGCATGGCCTATCACTTCTACCACCTTCATTCTGGTCCACAAAGATCAGAAGAAACCTGAGCAGGGTGTAGAAGTGCTGAAGTTCTTCGACTGGGCGTACAAAACAGGGGCTAAACAGGCTAACGACCTGGATTACGCCAGCCTGCCGGATAGCGTAGTTGAACAAGTTCGCGCTGCGTGGAAGACCAATATTAAAGACAGTAGCGGCAAGCCACTGTACTAATAAAACACCATGCCGGATAAGGCATTAACGGCTTATCCGGCATTACAAAATGACTTTGTAAACGCGTTTAACTGAAGAGTAACTTATGGCTGCAACCAAGCCTGCTTTTAACCCACCGGGTAAAAAGGGCGACATAATTTTCAGCGTGCTGGTAAAACTGGCGGCGCTGATTGTGCTATTGATGTTGGGTGGCATTATTGTCTCTCTGATCATCTCCTCCTGGCCGAGCATTCAGAAATTTGGTCTGGCTTTCCTGTGGACCAAAGAGTGGGATGCGCCGAACGATATCTACGGGGCGCTGGTGCCGATCTACGGTACGTTGGTGACCTCGTTTATCGCGCTGCTGATCGCCGTCCCGGTGAGTTTCGGTATCGCCCTGTTCCTGACCGAGCTTGCGCCTGGCTGGCTGAAGCGCCCGCTGGGTATCGCCATTGAGTTGCTGGCAGCCATTCCAAGTATCGTGTACGGCATGTGGGGCCTGTTTATCTTCGCGCCACTGTTCGCCGTTTACTTCCAGGAGCCGGTCGGCAATATCATGTCTAATATCCCGATTGTTGGCGCGCTGTTCTCCGGCCCGGCCTTTGGTATCGGTATCCTTGCGGCAGGCGTGATCCTCGCCATCATGATTATTCCGTACATTGCAGCGGTAATGCGCGATGTATTCGAACAAACCCCGGTGATGATGAAAGAGTCAGCCTACGGTATCGGCTGCACCACCTGGGAAGTTATCTGGCGTATCGTTCTTCCGTTCACCAAAAATGGGGTTATCGGCGGCATCATGCTGGGTCTGGGGCGCGCGCTCGGTGAAACCATGGCGGTGACCTTTATCATCGGTAACACCTACCAGCTCGACAGCGCCTCGCTGTACATGCCGGGCAACAGTATCACCTCTGCGCTGGCGAACGAATTTGCGGAAGCGGAATCCGGTCTGCACGTTGCCGCACTGATGGAACTGGGCCTGATCCTGTTTGTGATTACCTTCATCGTCCTCGCCGCATCGAAGTTTATGATTATGCGCCTGGCTAAGAATGAGGGGGCACGCTAATGGCTATGGTTGAAATGCAAACCACTGCGGCGCTGGCAGAATCCCGCCGCAAAATGCAGGCGCGTCGCCGCCTCAAGAACCGTATTGCACTGACGCTCTCAATGGCGACGATGGCCTTCGGCCTGTTCTGGCTGATCTGGATTTTAATGTCCACCATCACCCGCGGTATCGACGGTATGTCGCTGGCGCTGTTCACTGAAATGACGCCGCCGCCAAATACGGAAGGCGGTGGTCTGGCGAACGCCCTGGCAGGTAGCGGCTTGTTAATTTTGTGGGCTACGGTATTCGGTACGCCGCTGGGCATTATGGCGGGGATTTATCTGGCGGAATATGGCCGTAAGTCCTGGCTGGCAGAAGTGATTCGCTTCATTAACGACATTCTGCTCTCCGCGCCGTCGATTGTGGTTGGTCTGTTTGTTTACACCATCGTGGTGGCGCAAATGGAGCACTTCTCTGGTTGGGCTGGTGTAATTGCGCTGGCGCTGTTGCAGGTGCCGATTGTTATCCGCACCACCGAGAACATGCTGAAACTGGTGCCGGACAGCCTGCGTGAAGCGGCTTATGCGCTGGGTACGCCGAAGTGGAAGATGATCTCCGCGATTACGCTGAAAGCGTCGGTGTCCGGGATTATGACCGGTATCCTGCTGGCGATTGCCCGTATTGCCGGTGAAACCGCGCCGCTGCTGTTTACCGCGCTCTCCAACCAGTTCTGGAGCACGGACATGATGCAGCCGATCGCCAACCTGCCGGTGACGATCTTTAAGTTTGCGATGAGCCCGTTTGCGGAATGGCAACAACTGGCCTGGGCCGGGGTGTTGATTATTACCCTGTGCGTCCTGCTGCTGAACATTCTGGCGCGCGTTGTTTTTGCGAAGAATAAACACGGTTAACACTTTGCCGGATGCGGTGTGAACGCCTTATCCGGCCTACGGTAAGCCTGATTAGCGAAGTGCATCAGGCACGATGAGGAAAAGATTGCAATGAGTATGGTTGAAACTGCCCCGAGTAAAATTCAGGTTCGTAATTTGAACTTCTACTACGGCAAATTCCATGCCCTGAAAAACATCAACCTGGATATCGCCAAAAACCAGGTTACGGCGTTTATCGGGCCGTCTGGCTGCGGTAAATCGACGCTGCTGCGTACTTTCAACAAAATGTTTGAACTGTATCCGGAGCAGCGTGCGGAAGGTGAGATTCTGCTCGATGGCGACAACATCCTGACTAACACTCAGGATATCGCCCTGCTGCGTGCGAAAGTGGGCATGGTGTTCCAGAAACCGACGCCGTTCCCTATGTCCATCTACGACAACATCGCCTTTGGCGTTCGTCTGTTTGAGAAGCTCTCCCGTGCGGATATGGACGAGCGCGTGCAGTGGGCATTGACCAAAGCCGCATTGTGGAACGAAACCAAAGATAAATTGCACCAGAGCGGTTACTCTCTCTCTGGTGGTCAGCAACAGCGTCTGTGCATTGCGCGTGGTATCGCCATTCGCCCGGAAGTGCTGCTGCTCGACGAACCGTGTTCGGCGCTCGACCCTATCTCTACCGGACGTATTGAAGAGCTGATCACCGAACTGAAGCAGGATTACACCGTAGTGATCGTCACCCACAACATGCAGCAGGCTGCGCGTTGTTCCGACCACACGGCGTTTATGTACCTGGGCGAATTGATTGAGTTCAGCAACACGGACGATCTGTTCACCAAGCCAGCGAAGAAACAAACAGAAGACTACATCACCGGTCGTTACGGTTGATTCAGGAGTGCGTTATGGACAGTCTCAATCTTAATAAACATATTTCCGGCCAGTTCAACGCCGAACTGGAAAGCATCCGCACGCAGGTGATGACCATGGGCGGCATGGTGGAGCAGCAGCTTTCTGATGCAATCACCGCGATGCATAACCAGGACAGCGATCTGGCGAAGCGCGTCATCGAAGGCGACAAGAACGTCAACATGATGGAAGTGGCGATCGATGAAGCCTGCGTGCGCATTATCGCCAAACGTCAGCCGACGGCGAGCGACCTGCGTCTGGTGATGGTAATCAGTAAAACCATTGCCGAGCTGGAGCGTATTGGTGACGTGGCGGACAAAATCTGCCGTACTGCGCTGGAGAAATTTTCCCAGCAGCATCAGCCATTGCTGGTAAGTCTGGAATCACTGGGGCGTCACACTATCCAGATGCTGCATGATGTGCTGGACGCGTTCGCGCGGATGGATATTGACGAAGCGGTGCGAATTTATCGGGAAGATAAAAAAGTCGATCAGGAGTACGAAGGTATTGTTCGTCAACTGATGACCTACATGATGGAAGATTCGCGGACTATTCCAAGTGTCCTTACCGCGCTGTTCTGTGCACGTTCTATCGAACGTATCGGCGACCGCTGCCAGAATATTTGTGAATACATCTTCTACTACGTGAAAGGTCAGGATTTCCGTCATGTAGGCGGTGATGAGCTGGATAAACTGCTGGCGGGAAAAGACCCGAAAGAGTAACGCTAACTGTAGGTCAGATAAGGCTTTTACGCCGCATCTGGCAATCAGCCCGGTCATACATAGTTACCGGGCTGATAAACTTTCTCCTTGAAATATTGCCACACAAACTCACCTCGAAACTCTCCCCAGTGCAATGCAAATATATTATTTCATTTGAATTATTTTACTTTTAATGTAGTGCCCCGTTATAAAATTTTTTTTGTTATTCCTTTCATTTATATCGTTACCCGCACAGAAAATGGAAAAGAAAACAAAAAAACCAGGGTAAAAGCCCTATATCGGAACATAAAAAATGAGCGATTTTTTACAGTATTCATAGGTGGTTTAGTCATAATCGTATCAAAACAACACCAAAGTGTTCTTTTTTATACAAAACGGTTATGTATTGTGAGCGGGCGAATAAATATTGTGTTCAGGAGAAATGATTATGGCTATATCATCATATAGTACAGTTACAGATAAATTTGCTACTCTGACTAAAATGCCAGATGAAAATCTGAATGAAAAAAATAGAACGCAAAAATATTCAGGAAAAATTGGTTTGTCTCTTGATGATGTGGGTAAGTATTCAGTAACTCATAAAGATATAACAAATATTTTAGCTGGTGATAGTCAATCTTTTCTTAAACGAAGTCTTTGGGAGTTTATACTCGATCTTTTTCCCATGTCTCATATTAAGGAGGCTAAACAAGCCATTGTAGATTTTGTGACGAAAACTGATGATAAAGTTGAGATGTTTAATAGAGTTAAATCTCTCGCCGATCAAGATCAACAATGGCGCTTTAATACGACTACAGAATTTACTGTAGATGAAAATAAAGACATTATTGTTAGTAGAGTATTTAATATAAATATTAATGCGCAAGATTATCATAATGATGCTGAAAAAAACACAATGCGTTCTTTATTTTCTGAAGAACTCAGCTTGGATATTTATAAGCATGATATTCATTTTGATCAGAAGGCTTTTCAATCAGGGATGCTGAAAATACAGTTCCCAAATGATAATGAAAAGCTTAGCGTATATTTAAAAAATAAAATCCCCTTTGAAAATATCACAATCGATTTATCTGCGCTGGAAAAAGAAGCCCTGGCATCTCTAAAATATTGTAACTTTAAAAAAGTGACATTCACTGGTGCTATATCTTACGAAAATCTTAATGGTTCAGTATTTGGAAATTGTTTTTTTGAGGACTGTATTTTTGAGAATGTGTCACTTGTTAGCTCCAGGTATCGAGTAAAACCAAATAATGAAATACCTATTTACGGCGTGTTTAAAGAGTGTTTTCTGTATCGATGTGAAATAAAAAATTTTAACATAGATACATCAAAAATATACTCTGTAAATCAAGATCCCAATGTGGGTAAGCCAGTTGGTGCATATCTGTTTATGCAGTCATTTGTAGATGAGTGTACTCTTCAGGATGGAGTGTGTAAAAATGCAAGTGTTATTGCAAGCAGTTTGTTATGTTGTAAAATAGCAAAGCTTAATGGTGCTGAAATGGATTTCATAGGGACTTCGTTTTATCACAAATATAAATGTGAATTAAAATATGATAATCATTTTTATAATTGTGATTTTAGCTCCTCTGATATGACATACAAGCGAAATGGAATTCGCAAAGATTTACTGGATTTTGATCCCAGAGAGTATTTCAAAAAGGATGGAGGTAAACTTAATCTGGATAAACACATTTCAAACCTTATCTACGTTAATCTTTTCCCTAATATGAGTGGCGGTCGTTATATAAATGATAAATACGTTGCTGATGATATAGATAAATATTTAAAACTTAGTAATTGCAATTTACTTAAAACTTGTTTGGGCGAGTCAATCAATGGAATTAAATTGGATGATTGTGCTATTGATCATTTAACCACTTGGTTAAGTGGTAATCTTGCTGCGAACACCCAGATTAGAATTCCTGTTTATATGGACATGAAAGGAGCTATAGCTGAAAATGGCATTTCAGATTTCATGAAAAATTTAATGGAAATTAATTCATGGGTAGAAGAATTTAATAATTATGGCAAGGATGCGGAAAGTCATTACCAAAAGGAACTATTATATTTACAATCTTTGTTGGTCAAGCTGGGGCGCTTCAATCTTGATGATGAAGGAAAAAATATCAACTTAATGGTGAAGCTATCCAGTATATTATATTAAAAGTTTTGTACAATATAGAAAAAGATATAGCCAATGAAATAGATATTGATAAAGTGAATTTCATGCATAAGCTCTATACTGGATTCTTTTGGCAAAGACCTTACGATCAACGTAACTATTTAAAAATAAATCGTTCTGCTATTTCAAACAGCAAAACATTTCACTTCCACTTTGATTTTAATGATTTGCGAAATATTTACAAAGAATATAATAAAAATCATAAAGATGATAGTTTTGATAAAATGCAAAAGATTTTTTTAGCATTGAATGAATTTAAGGAAAGAACGAAAATAAATTATAGGGATTATAGAAAAGTATCAAAATATGTAGATGATAAAGTCGATTTATTCTCTGGCATTGAGCAATACTTACGGTGGGTAATTGAGAAAAATAATGACTATAATAAGGAAAATTATGGCGATATAAAAGACAAATATGCCAAACTTATTGTCGAAAGAAATGATTTAGTCGATACTAAGGATCAATTGATTAAAGAGGATTTTTACTTAAATAATAAAGACAATAAAGATAAAAAAGATGCGGAAAGAATTAATGAGATTAAGGGGATAATAAAGGTGATAGATGGAAAAATACCAAATATAAGTAAAGAGATTCTACATCTTAAGGATGAAACAGAGAGATTGGAGAAAGAGTATCAACAAGAAAATACACTTAATGATGTAGTTCAAAATATCAGGAGTTGGCTAAAAGAAAATGAAAATATGGTGAAAGCTATTAAGAAAATTGATACTGAATAACATGGCGAATAAATAAACGGATCAAGTCGTTCCTGTGACAATGAGGTTATACGAAAAGACGCTTACTCATCAGAAATTTGGTATGCTTTAATTAAACCAGTGTCGCTGATGTGTAAGCGTTGACGTTGGGAGGCGATTAAATGGTTATACCACTCCTACGCCTTTTCCAGACGGCGTATAAGAGTGCAACATGTTGAGTTTTCCGAGCGAATGGTGCATTTTACTAACCGAGCCATTTGAAACAACCAACGCAATAAAAAAGACTGGAATAATAAGCCTGTATTTATTATTCATCGCAATCGCACTCTACGGTTTTATCCTGCAGAAATGAGACTACTTCCAGCGGTTGTGGATTATCCCTGGGCGATAGTCATAGTCTGGTGTCAGGATTCACAAATGACCTGTTACCTGACATGGATATAAACACAACATAGAGTGCGGTAGTTAATCTGAATCATCTATTTTTCGGCTACACAGCACAAAACAACATTATTGATTCTTTATAAGAGAGAATCTCTCCATTATTTTTATATAAATCATTATTAAGAAAATCCAGAAGCTCTTGCCTTACACTATAAATATTGACTTTTTGGTCAACCAACGACAGTAATATATCCTTGATACCTTTTAATTTCATATTTCTATCAGATATTGTATTAAAAGTGAAGATGATATTACGTTTATTACAACTGGAGAACCAATATTTTAGAGTATTATTCGTCCACTTTGTTGGTGTCTTAATTAGTTGCGCTGTTGTTGTTTTTACATTGTTAAATGTAGAACCGCTAAAATTTGTCCCGACGCACGAAATGAAATTCATCTCTGAATTGTCAAAATTGCAATTCTTTATCTCACACATATCAAGGTTAACATCATGAAATGTCGAATATTTCATGTTTGCATGTGAAAATAAACATGCAATAAACGTTATATATTGCAACCTGGCATTACAAAAAGATTTATTTTTAAAATCAAAACAAAAG
The nucleotide sequence above comes from Escherichia coli. Encoded proteins:
- the phoU gene encoding phosphate signaling complex protein PhoU, with product MDSLNLNKHISGQFNAELESIRTQVMTMGGMVEQQLSDAITAMHNQDSDLAKRVIEGDKNVNMMEVAIDEACVRIIAKRQPTASDLRLVMVISKTIAELERIGDVADKICRTALEKFSQQHQPLLVSLESLGRHTIQMLHDVLDAFARMDIDEAVRIYREDKKVDQEYEGIVRQLMTYMMEDSRTIPSVLTALFCARSIERIGDRCQNICEYIFYYVKGQDFRHVGGDELDKLLAGKDPKE
- the pstA gene encoding phosphate ABC transporter permease PstA, whose translation is MAMVEMQTTAALAESRRKMQARRRLKNRIALTLSMATMAFGLFWLIWILMSTITRGIDGMSLALFTEMTPPPNTEGGGLANALAGSGLLILWATVFGTPLGIMAGIYLAEYGRKSWLAEVIRFINDILLSAPSIVVGLFVYTIVVAQMEHFSGWAGVIALALLQVPIVIRTTENMLKLVPDSLREAAYALGTPKWKMISAITLKASVSGIMTGILLAIARIAGETAPLLFTALSNQFWSTDMMQPIANLPVTIFKFAMSPFAEWQQLAWAGVLIITLCVLLLNILARVVFAKNKHG
- the pstB gene encoding phosphate ABC transporter ATP-binding protein PstB; this translates as MSMVETAPSKIQVRNLNFYYGKFHALKNINLDIAKNQVTAFIGPSGCGKSTLLRTFNKMFELYPEQRAEGEILLDGDNILTNTQDIALLRAKVGMVFQKPTPFPMSIYDNIAFGVRLFEKLSRADMDERVQWALTKAALWNETKDKLHQSGYSLSGGQQQRLCIARGIAIRPEVLLLDEPCSALDPISTGRIEELITELKQDYTVVIVTHNMQQAARCSDHTAFMYLGELIEFSNTDDLFTKPAKKQTEDYITGRYG
- the pstS gene encoding phosphate ABC transporter substrate-binding protein PstS, whose amino-acid sequence is MKVMRTTVATVVAATLSMSAFSVFAEASLTGAGATFPAPVYAKWADTYQKETGNKVNYQGIGSSGGVKQIIANTVDFGASDAPLSDEKLAQEGLFQFPTVIGGVVLAVNIPGLKSGELVLDGKTLGDIYLGKIKKWDDEAIAKLNPGLKLPSQNIAVVRRADGSGTSFVFTSYLAKVNEEWKNNVGTGSTVKWPIGLGGKGNDGIAAFVQRLPGAIGYVEYAYAKQNNLAYTKLISADGKPVSPTEENFANAAKGADWSKTFAQDLTNQKGEDAWPITSTTFILVHKDQKKPEQGVEVLKFFDWAYKTGAKQANDLDYASLPDSVVEQVRAAWKTNIKDSSGKPLY
- the pstC gene encoding phosphate ABC transporter permease PstC, with the protein product MAATKPAFNPPGKKGDIIFSVLVKLAALIVLLMLGGIIVSLIISSWPSIQKFGLAFLWTKEWDAPNDIYGALVPIYGTLVTSFIALLIAVPVSFGIALFLTELAPGWLKRPLGIAIELLAAIPSIVYGMWGLFIFAPLFAVYFQEPVGNIMSNIPIVGALFSGPAFGIGILAAGVILAIMIIPYIAAVMRDVFEQTPVMMKESAYGIGCTTWEVIWRIVLPFTKNGVIGGIMLGLGRALGETMAVTFIIGNTYQLDSASLYMPGNSITSALANEFAEAESGLHVAALMELGLILFVITFIVLAASKFMIMRLAKNEGAR
- a CDS encoding fimbrial protein; this encodes MKNNILVWCFSIVAIFYTSTTLAAPKGICTPDNGVFHSTLDFTGTVISAGQNKAGTIFNKIVTNGQSYPGRCYCDTGTVGEFPYIYYTARMNEALSYAGAHSNLNYYNLNPHLDTGIAIDLLGVGFVNAPFEYHANNPGGNTKYNCGRKEALNISSGAKAQIYFYIKKPFAGKLMIPEILIAKLYGTISRDTPVDYSKPMAEVYIRGDITAPQSCEINSLQPINFDFSTIPASDFSSVVGSAVSASKITRTVTIECVNLGILNKDEITTSFYATESSSDNSMVVTSNPNVGIKIYDKNNREINVNGGELSTDMGATSVYGDKAGSVTFSAAPASLTGARPAPGTFTATATITLEIVR
- the lpfC-O113 gene encoding long polar fimbrial usher protein LpfC-O113 — encoded protein: MVTTRIAVGLTAGTCLVFSQSLMAEVSVFNPALLEIDHQSGVDIRQFNKANHIPPGVYSVDIFINGKMFERQDVTFVQDNPDADLHACFVAVKKTLTSFGVKVDALKALNKVDDKACIDPAPLIEGSTWQLDSDKLQLNITIPQIYMDAMAYDYISPTRWDEGINALTINYDFSGSHTLRSDYSSQETDTSYLNLRNGLNIGPWRLRNYSTLNTTDGRAEYNSISTWIQRDIAALRSQIMIGDTWTASDIFDSTQIRGARLYTDKDMLPSSQNGFAPVVRGIAKSNATVIIRQNGYVIYQSAVPQGAFEITDLNTASSGGDLDVTIKEEDGSEQRFTQPYASLAILKREGQTDVDVSVGELRDEDGFTPDVLQAQILHGLPHGFTLYGGVQAAEKYGSVALGVGKDLGSLGAISLDVTHARAKFADDTETGQSYRFLYSKRFDDTDTSLRLVGYRYSTEGYYTLNEWASRQNSPEDFWQTGNRRSRVEGTLTQSLGRDYGNLYLTLSRQQYWHTDDVERLIQFGYSSSWKRLSWNVSWSYSNTARQGTSNSQASDNTSEQIYMLSLSVPLSGWWGNSYATYSVSQNDDSGSSHQLGLSGTALEKNNLSWNLMQSYNSSDDQVGGNMSLTYDGTYGTLNGSYNYSQNSQRLNYGIRGGILAHSEGVTFSQELGETIALIKAPGAAGLEIDNMRGAATDWRGYTVKTQLNPYDENRVAISDNYFSKSNVELDNTVVTMVPTRGAVVKAEFVTHVGYRVLFRVVNANGKPAPFGAIASVQNASTADSGIVGDSGELYLSGLSDKGQVTLSWGGDAVTKCTFGYSLSVPENENGLIEQSVTCK